Below is a window of Deltaproteobacteria bacterium DNA.
CTGACGAGGGCGCTCATAGGTCACCAGTCCCAGGCGATCGCTCATACCATATTCGGCAACCATGGAGCGGGCAATGTCTGTGGCCCGCTGCAAGTCGTTCTGGGCCCCTGTGGAGATCTCTTTGAAAACCAGCTCTTCGGCCACCCGGCCGCCTAAAAGAACGGCCAGCCGGTCCAGTAACTCCGAGCGGGTCATTAAATAGCGATCCTCCGTGGGTTGCTGTTGAGTATATCCGAGGGCCGCGATCCCTCGGGGAATAATGGAGATTTTGTGCACCGGGTCGGCATGTTCAACCGATTCGGCCACGATGGCGTGTCCGGACTCATGAAAGGCAACGATTTCTTTCTCCAGCGGATTCATGACCCGGGTTTTTTTCTGCAGTCCCCCAACCACCCGGTCGATAGCCTCGTCAAGATCCGCCAATTCGACCATTTCTTTATTTTTCCGGGCGGCCAGCAGGGCGGCCTCATTGATCAGGTTGGCCAGGTCGGCCCCTACAAAACCCGGGGTGCGGCCGGCGACTTTGCGGAGATCCACATCGGGACCTAACAGGACATTCTTGGAATGGATTTTCAGAATGGCTTCCCGGCCGTTGATATCCGGGCGATCCACCAGGACCTGCCGATCAAAACGCCCCGGACGCAACAAGGCCGGATCCAAAATTTCCGGCCGGTTGGTGGCGGCCATGATGATGACCCCTTTATTGGTTTCGAATCCATCCATTTCCACCAGGAGTTGGTTCAGCGTTTGTTCCTGTTCGTCATGGCCACCCATGACATTGATTCCCCGGGCCTTTCCTAAGGCATCCAGTTCATCGATGAAGATGATGCAGGGGGCTTGCTGAGTCGCCTGAGAAAAAAGATCGCGCACCCGTGCGGCCCCTACGCCGACGAACATCTCTACAAACTCCGATCCGCTGATGCTGAAGAAAGGGACTTTGGCCTCGCCGGCCACCGCCTTGGCCAGAAGGGTCTTGCCGGTTCCCGGGGGGCCGACCAGTAACACCCCTTTGGGAATCCTCCCTCCCAGCTTCTGGAATTTATCCGGAGTGCTCAAAAATTCCACGACTTCCTGAAGTTCTTCTTTGGCCTCATCAATGCCGGCTACATCGGAAAAAGTGACCTTGGTCTCGTTCTGGGCGAAAAGCTTGGCTTTGCTCTTGCTGAAAGACATGACCCCCATCCCCGGCCCCATCCTTTTCATGGCAAATCGCCAGATCAGAAAAAAAAGTCCGATAGGGAGGATCCAGGATAAAAGGCCGCTCAGGAATTTACTCTCCATATATCCGGAGTAACTGACCTTGTGTTCGTCCAGGTCCTTCACCAGGTCAGGATCATTCACCCGAATCGTGGTAAACTCCTGCCCCGGCTTTTTTTCTTT
It encodes the following:
- a CDS encoding ATP-dependent metallopeptidase FtsH/Yme1/Tma family protein; the encoded protein is MPFNGIKDSVDNFKDRFRSLFSPRDPQQKKNTLPPKAHFSIWYFLIVFLIFTFGQQYFLSRKVETIPYSQFKQYLMEGNVIKLTIGPENISGTLKGKEKKPGQEFTTIRVNDPDLVKDLDEHKVSYSGYMESKFLSGLLSWILPIGLFFLIWRFAMKRMGPGMGVMSFSKSKAKLFAQNETKVTFSDVAGIDEAKEELQEVVEFLSTPDKFQKLGGRIPKGVLLVGPPGTGKTLLAKAVAGEAKVPFFSISGSEFVEMFVGVGAARVRDLFSQATQQAPCIIFIDELDALGKARGINVMGGHDEQEQTLNQLLVEMDGFETNKGVIIMAATNRPEILDPALLRPGRFDRQVLVDRPDINGREAILKIHSKNVLLGPDVDLRKVAGRTPGFVGADLANLINEAALLAARKNKEMVELADLDEAIDRVVGGLQKKTRVMNPLEKEIVAFHESGHAIVAESVEHADPVHKISIIPRGIAALGYTQQQPTEDRYLMTRSELLDRLAVLLGGRVAEELVFKEISTGAQNDLQRATDIARSMVAEYGMSDRLGLVTYERPRQPMFLPAGFAPGKTYSEEKAGQIDEEVARVVEEAHQRVQVILLGQRKVLDDLAHLLSQQEIVQGEELRKMLSESRPKPGS